GATCGCCAGGTTGTCGATCTGGATGTCGTTGTCCGGCTTGCGACCGATGGTCGTGCGCTCCTTGCCGAGCGGCATTTCCTTGAGCACCAGCCCGTCCATGCTGAGAACCAACTTCGGCATGCCCTTACCCGTTCTAAAGTTGCACCGGCGCCGCATACGGCCCGGCGAATGAAAACCAAGAAGGCCATTCTAGCGCGCGCCCGGCCCGGTAAACGAAAAAGGCGCCGGACTTGCCGGCGCCTTCGTGATGCATTCAACGCTCGGGGATCAGAGCATCGCCTTCAGCAGCTTGCCCATCTCCGACGGGTTGCGGGTGACCTTGAAGCCGCACTCTTCCATGATGGCGAGCTTGGCATCGGCGGTGTCCGCGCCGCCCGAGATCAGCGCACCGGCGTGGCCCATGCGCTTGCCTGCGGGCGCGGTGACGCCGGCGATGAAGCCGACGATCGGCTTCTTCATGTTTTCCTTGCACCACATCGCGGCTTCGGCTTCGTCCGGACCGCCGATCTCGCCGATCATGATCACCGCATCGGTGTCCGGATCGTCGTTGAACATGCGCATCACGTCGATGTGCTTCAGGCCGTTGATCGGGTCGCCACCGATGCCGACCGCCGAGGACTGGCCGAGGCCGATCTCGGTGAGCTGGGCCACGGCTTCATAGGTCAGGGTACCGGAGCGCGACACCACGCCGATGCGGCCGTTGCGGTGAATGTGGCCGGGCATGATGCCGATCTTGATCTCGTCGGGCGTGATCAGGCCGGGGCAGTTGGGACCCAGCAGCAGGGTTTCCTTGCCGCCGGCGGCAACCTTCTGCTTCATCTTGTTGCGCACGACCAGCATGTCGCGGACCGGGATGCCTTCGGTGATGCAGATCGCCAGGTCGAGGTCGGCCTCGCAGGCTTCCCAGATGGCATCGGCGGCGCCCGCGGGCGGCACGTAGATCACCGACACGGTGGCACCGGTCTCCGAGGCGGCTTCCTTGACCGAGGCGTAGATGGGGATGTCGAAGATCTTCTCGCCCGCCTTCTTCGGATTCACGCCGGCGACGAAGCAGTTCTTGCCGTTGGCGTATTCCTGGCACTTCTCGGTGTGGAACTGGCCGGTCTTGCCGGTGATGCCCTGGGTGATGACCTTGGTGTCTTTGTTGATCAGGATGGACATTCGAAGCTCTCCTTACTTGACCGCAGCGACGATCTTGGTCGCAGCTTCCGCCATGGTGTCGGCGGTGATGATCGGCAGACCCGACTCGGCGAGGATCTTCTTGCCGAGGTCTTCGTTGGTGCCCTTCATGCGCACCACGAGCGGGACGGAGAGATGAACTTCCTTGGCCGCCGCGACCACGCCGGTGGCGATGGTGTCGCAGCGCATGATGCCGCCGAAGATGTTGACCAGGATGCCCTTGACCTTGGGGTTCTTGAGCATGATCTTGAAGGCTTCGGTGACCTTCTCGGTGGTCGCGCCGCCGCCGACGTCGAGGAAGTTGGCCGGCTCGGCGCCGAACAGCTTGATCGTGTCCATGGTGGCCATCGCCAGACCGGCACCGTTCACCAGGCAGCCGATGTTGCCGTCGAGGCTGATGTAGGCGAGGTCGAACTTGGAGGCCTCGATCTCGTCGGCGTCCTCTTCGTCGAAGTCACGGAAATCGACGATCTCCGGGTGACGGTAGAGGGCGTTGGAGTCGAAGTTGAACTTGGCGTCCAGGGCCTTGATGTTGCCGTTGCCCTCGAGGATCAGCGGGTTGATCTCCGCGAGCGAGGCATCGGTTTCCATGTAGCAGGTGTAGAGCTTCTTGAGGGTGTCGACCGCCTTGTCGAGCGAGCCTTCCGGAATGCCGATGCCCTTGGCCAGTTCGGTGGCCTGTGCGTCGGTGAGGCCGACGAGCGGATCGACGAAGACCTTGATGATCTTCTCGGGCGTGTTGTGCGCGACTTCCTCGATGTCCATGCCGCCTTCCGAGGAGGCCATCATGGCGACCTTCTGGGTGGCGCGGTCGGTCAGCGCGGCGACGTAGTACTCGTGCTTGATGTCGGCGCCTTCCTCGATCAGCAGGTTGCGCACCTTCTGGCCCTCGGGGCCGGTCTGGTGGGTGATCAGCTGCATGCCGAGGATGTCGTTGGCGTGCTGGCGCACTTCGTCGAGCGAGCGGGCGAGCTTGACGCCGCCGCCCTTGCCGCGGCCGCCGGCGTGGATCTGGGCCTTCACCACCCAGATCTTGCCGCCGAGTTCCTCGGCCGCCTTGACCGCCCCGTCCACCGACACGCAGTGGAAACCGCGCGGCGTGACGACGCCATACTTCCTCAACAGTTCTTTTGCCTGATACTCATGAATCTTCATGGTTGCCCTTCGATCGAAGCCGCGACGGTAAGCGCCGTCGCGAACAGGTTGATGGCATGCTTCGGAGCGCAGGCGCTCCACGACGGACGACGTCTCCCTCGACCGTCGCCCACCGCCATGAATCGGGACCCCCCGACCCGACCCGCTGGCCGGGCACGAAACCACCCCGACCGCAAGACCCTATAATTATAACCGGTTTTGCGCAGTGCACTGCCGAACGGCGGCATCGGGAAAACGTGCGCGCGCGCAGCGCCTCAGCGCTGCCCCGTCGTCGGGCGGTACCAGCGCGGATAGTAGCGGCGCACGGCCTCGGCCGAACTCTCGAGCGCATGGCAGCGATCGAGCTGGAAGGGCTTCTCGGCCACCTCCTCGTTGTCGCGCCGGAAGGTCGCGAAAGTCTGGATCGCCGCGGTCGGCAACGACAGCAGCAGCTCGGTCATGTGCGTGCAGCCGCGAACGTCGGCGAACATCTCCCCCACCGTGCGCCGGAAGCCGCGCACCAGGTTGAGCCCGACCAGCCTGCGGTACGCAGGCCCGATCGTGTCGCACTGCCCGGGATAGGGAACGGAGTCCGAGCACGCGACGGCATCGACGATGTTGAAGGCATCGTCGAGCGTGAGACGTACCCGCATCAGATGCACCGGGTCGCCCGCGCGGCGCAGCCCCGAGGCGAGCGGGTAGTCGAGATCCTTAACGTCGATGAGGGCCGCATCGAGTTCGTAGAGCCCGTCCTCGCGCACGAAGCCTTCGAGTTCGATGCGCCGGGTGTGTGCTCGACGTCGCGGAACGGTGGGGTCGGGCAGCGGCATGGGAATCCTGCGCGTACGGCAACGTATGGAAAGGCGATCTTAGCCGATTTCGGCGCTGCGTCCGACCCCTTCCCCAAGCTTCTCCGCTCCATACCTTCCTCGCGGCCCTGCGCGAAGTGCGCACCCCGTCACGGTGCGGCGAATTCATCAACCAAAGTGCGTAACAGTTGCTGGAGCGGCCGCAACGACTCTGCTAAAAGCGGAACATCTGCCAACCCAGCGCCGGACGCGCGGAACATGAAGACCAGACGGATACCGCTTGCCATCGCCATCACCGCAGCCCTCCTCGGCTCGACTCCCACCGCCTTTTCCGCCGTGCTCGGCGAAGTCGTGGCCCTTTCCGCGCTGGGAGAAGCCTTCAGCGCCGAGATCCGGTTCGCGCGCGCAGACGGCACGCCACGCGCCGACTGCTTCCGCGTGGTCACGCCAGGCGACGCGGGCAACGACCTCCCCGCGCTGACGCGAGGCCGGGTGAGCGTCGTCGGCAGCGCCGCGGGCGCACGCCTGCTCGTGCGCGACAGCCGCGCAGTGCATGACCCCATCGTCCGCCTGGCGATCGAGAACGTCTGCGACGCCCGCTTGCGGCGCGAATACACCTTGCTGATGCCCTTCACCGCCACGGCGAGCGCCCCAGCGCCAGCAGGCGCGCGCGCCGCCGATCGCAGCGCGGCACCGCCGCCGCGCCGGGCGTCCGCCCCTGCGCCGGCACCGGCACGGCCCAAGGCCGCCAATCGCACATGGACCACCGCCCCGGGCGAGTCCCTGGCCTCACTCGGCGAAGCCCTCTACCCTGACGACGAGGCAGCACGCGCGCGCTTCACGCGCGCCACCGCTGCGGCCAATCCGCGACTGTTCCCCGATACGTCAGCGCACGGACGCGCCCTGCCCGCGGGCACCCGCGTCGTCATTCCCGACCTGCGCCGCGTCGCTGCCAACACCGCCAACGCCGCCCCGGCGGGCGGCGCGCAAGCCAGAGGGCAGGCGGTGGCGCCGGCCACGGGCGAAGACCGGCTGGTGGTGGAACGAGCGACCGTCCCGGCCCCGGATGCAAGGCAGGCAGGCGGGGACACCGGCGCCGCGGCTGCGGCCGCAGACAGCCTGAGCGCACGTGAGCGCGAAGTGGCCGCAGCCATCGACCGCAGCATCATTGCCGAGATGGAACTGCTGGCTCGCATCAAGGAGCTCGAGGACTTGCAGGCCCGCCTGGAGGCGCGCGTGCGCAGCATGGCACCGCCACCGCCCGCCGCAGCGGTAGTCACGGCCGCGGCAAACCCGCCGCCAGCGCCCACCGCAGTGCAGGCCCCGGCGCCCGCGGCCGTGTCGCACGATCTCTACCTGTTCGCCGGTCTCGGGGCGGCCGCCCTGCTGCTGGCCGCCCTGCTGCTGCGTCGCCGCCGCGATCCGGAGCGCGTGCCCCGCAGCCCCGCCGAGCATCCGCAGCGTAGCGCAGCCCTTCCCGTGCGCGATCCGGAGCGCAGCCCGGCGGCCCCCGGCGTGGCGCAAGCGCTGCCGCAAGGCCAGGGCGCGGTCGACACCGTCACCGACCCCCGCCTCGCCGAGGGCACCGTGGTCGAAGAGCACAAGTCCGCGGTCGAGCTTGCCGACATCATGATGAGCTTCGGCCGCGTCCAAGGCGCCGCGGAGACCCTGGCCGAGTTCATTCGCGGCAATCCGCGCGAGGCGGTGACCCCCTGGCTCAAGCTGCTCGAGGTCTATCGCGCCGCCGGACTGCGCGCGGAATTCGACGCCATCGCCGGCGAGCTGAACAAGACCTTCAACGTCAGCAAGGTGAACTGGGACAACTACCAGAGCCTGCGGGACTCGCGCATGAGCCTCGAGGACCTGCCGCACATCTCCGAGACCCTGCAGCGGAGCTGGCGCACCACCGCCTGCCAGCGCTACCTTCAGCAACTGCTGCGTGACAACCGCGACGGTACGCGCTTCGGCTTCCCCTTCACCGTGATCGACGAGGTGTTGACCCTCTCCGCGATCCTCGAGGAGGACCTCGGCCCCTGCCCGAAACCGGATCAGGGGCGGAGCGCGCGCGGCTAGACGGGATTGTCGAGATCGAGGAATTCGGCTTCCAGGCCGAGTTCGCGCTTCAGGTACGCGGCGA
This region of Thauera sp. JM12B12 genomic DNA includes:
- the sucD gene encoding succinate--CoA ligase subunit alpha, whose translation is MSILINKDTKVITQGITGKTGQFHTEKCQEYANGKNCFVAGVNPKKAGEKIFDIPIYASVKEAASETGATVSVIYVPPAGAADAIWEACEADLDLAICITEGIPVRDMLVVRNKMKQKVAAGGKETLLLGPNCPGLITPDEIKIGIMPGHIHRNGRIGVVSRSGTLTYEAVAQLTEIGLGQSSAVGIGGDPINGLKHIDVMRMFNDDPDTDAVIMIGEIGGPDEAEAAMWCKENMKKPIVGFIAGVTAPAGKRMGHAGALISGGADTADAKLAIMEECGFKVTRNPSEMGKLLKAML
- the sucC gene encoding ADP-forming succinate--CoA ligase subunit beta — translated: MKIHEYQAKELLRKYGVVTPRGFHCVSVDGAVKAAEELGGKIWVVKAQIHAGGRGKGGGVKLARSLDEVRQHANDILGMQLITHQTGPEGQKVRNLLIEEGADIKHEYYVAALTDRATQKVAMMASSEGGMDIEEVAHNTPEKIIKVFVDPLVGLTDAQATELAKGIGIPEGSLDKAVDTLKKLYTCYMETDASLAEINPLILEGNGNIKALDAKFNFDSNALYRHPEIVDFRDFDEEDADEIEASKFDLAYISLDGNIGCLVNGAGLAMATMDTIKLFGAEPANFLDVGGGATTEKVTEAFKIMLKNPKVKGILVNIFGGIMRCDTIATGVVAAAKEVHLSVPLVVRMKGTNEDLGKKILAESGLPIITADTMAEAATKIVAAVK
- a CDS encoding DUF2889 domain-containing protein codes for the protein MPLPDPTVPRRRAHTRRIELEGFVREDGLYELDAALIDVKDLDYPLASGLRRAGDPVHLMRVRLTLDDAFNIVDAVACSDSVPYPGQCDTIGPAYRRLVGLNLVRGFRRTVGEMFADVRGCTHMTELLLSLPTAAIQTFATFRRDNEEVAEKPFQLDRCHALESSAEAVRRYYPRWYRPTTGQR